The Bradyrhizobium oligotrophicum S58 genome contains the following window.
GCGCGATGAGCTGGGAGCAGGCGGTCTCCTGGTTGCGCAACCAGCCTGACCAGGCCAGTCTTGTGAAGGCGTGTTTCTTCGATGACCCGCTGTTGGCGGCTGCGCAGCGATTTCACGCCAGCTCCGAGTGGATTGCGACGCGATCATTGCTGACGAGCCCACCAGGGCGCGCCTTGGATGTCGGGGCGGGCAGGGGCATCGCGAGCTACGCGCTCGCGGCTGATGGCTGGCAAGTGACGGCGTTGGAGCCTGACCCGAGCGCGCTGGTGGGGGGCGGGGCGATCCGGGCGCTCGCGGGCGAGAGTGGATTGCCGATCGACGTTGTGCAGGAGTGGGGTGAGACCCTGCCATTCGATAGCAGTAGCTTCGATGTCGTACTCTGCCGTCAGGTGCTGCACCATGCGCGTGACCTGGGGCAGCTCTGTGCCGAGATTAGTCGAGTTCTGAAGCCGGGTGGAATTTTACTTGCCACGCGCGAGCACGTGATCTCACGACGAGAGGATCTGCCGGCATTCTTGGCGTCGCATCCGCTTCACAAGCATTATGGCGGTGAGCACGCCTATTTGCTTGCGGATTATCACGCCGCGATTACCGAGGCAGGCCTTGCTCTCGAGCAATCGTTGAATCCACTTCAGTCGGATATCAATCTGTTTCCAATGACCTTGAGTGACCACCGGAAACTTGTCGCCAAGCGGCTCAGATTGCCATCGGTGCTTGTTCGTCCTTGGCTGATGTCATGGTACGGTAACCAGCTTGACGATCCAGGGCGTCTTTACACATTCAGAGCGCGCAAGCCTGCAAGCTGATGCCAGGGCATGAATTGTGAAGAGATCATTGTCGAACATTTGCAGAAAGCTCTCTCCGCAACGGATACGGAGAGTCGCGGGCGTGGATGATTCAACCAGCCTATTCCGGGTCTGCCCGTCGCGCAGCAGGTCGTGGTGTCGTGATCGCGAGGTCCTCTCGTGACTGACCGCGTGCCGCTTGCCCTTTTCACGTACAACCGCCCGCTGCACACGCGACGCGCGCTCGATGCGCTGCTTCGGAATGCGCGCTTAGAGGACGTCAAGATCATCATCTATTCGGACGCCCCGAAGCGGCCTGAGCACGCCGATGCGGTCGAGGCGACGCGTCGGTTAGTTGCAGACTGGGCCGTGACGAACGGCGCCGAGATCGTCGTGCGCCCAGAGAACTTCGGTCTTGCTCGCTCGATAGCCGGTGCGGTCGACGAGCTCACGCGCGCTTACGGCCGGGTGATTGTCCTTGAGGACGACCTCGTTGCAGCTCCCGATTTTGTCCGCTTCATGCTCGAAGGGCTGGACCGTTATGCTGATGCCTCCGGTGTTGCGCAGATCTCCGGTTGCCACCTCAAAGGTACGGCCCAAGTAGCCGGAGATGCCTTCTTCATGCCGCTGACGACGACTTGGGGGTGGGCGACATGGGCGCGGGCATGGTCGCTATTTGATTGGCAGACGGACGGTATGCTCGATGAACTTGCCCGCGATGCCGGGTTCCGCAGCCGCTTCAGCCTCAATGGTGCAGCGGATTATGAAGCGATGCTGTCCGATCGCATTGCCGGCAAAAATGACTCTTGGGGCATTCTGTGGTGGTATGCCGTCGCCAAGGCGGGCGCGCAGGTTCTCTACCCGCGTACGAGCCTGATATGGAACGGCGGATTCGATAATTCCGGCGTTCATTGTGCGGGTAACCTCCCCTTCCAGCTCGAGGCTCCAGCTCAATTCAGTCGGGCCATCTTGCCGGCGACGCTGCGAATGCCCGATCGGGTTGAGCCGGACATGGCAGCATTCAACGAGGTCTGTCTTTGGCTGCGGGCAGGTGTCTCTCCAGCCGTTGATCGTGGCGGCCTCGCAACGCGACTGCGAGGGGCTTTGAAGCGTTGGGCCGGCCGCCGCTGATCAGGAGAAATCTGCGCCTGCGCGAGCCAGGATGACCGAATTGAAGAGCCGAAACCGAACTTCGTAATTCCTAGCGAGAAGATATCTGAGAGCGGGATCCTGGTGCATTTCGGCGAACGGTGTCGACAGCGCTTCGATGATGATCACGGCGGGCGCGTAAACGTCCCAATTGCCCGAACGCAAGACGGCCAGTTCTGCGCCCTCCACATCGACGCTGAGGAGATCGACGTTGATTCCGGGAGGCACGAACTCGTCCATGATACTTGCGAGCGTCTTCGGGCGAAGCTCGATTTCGCCAGTCTTGTCCCATCCAGCCGCGACGTAGCTGTCGGCGAGCTCTGCGTTGGTCGTGTTGAGGGCGCCCTCGCGAAAGAGGTGCATCCGCAGGGGGTCTGTTTGGTCCGACACCGCGAGTTCGAGGTTGACGTCTCGGGGCCGGAGCAGGCCGAACGAGCTCATGCTCCCGGGTGTTGCGTCGACATTGATGCCGCGCCATCCACGACGGTAGAGCGCAAACGTATTGGAGAACCTGGTGGCGTGATGAGCGCCGATGTCGACATAGAAGCCGGAGCGACGATCACCGAACAGCCGCTTGAGCAGGATATCCTCTCCCTCCTGGCTATAGTGGTGGCTGCTTCCGCCGAGTGCAGAGAAATGCTCGAGCAGAGCGTCAGGAATGTCGGCCGGGTCCAGGCCCGCACAGGCCCGCGTCAATAATTGCTTCCTCAAATCGAGCGGCAAGTGGTCGGCATCAGCAGCAGAAAAAGCCGCCGAAAGCAGCCGCCCGAGCTGGCTCGCATCAAGCTTCTGTTCGCTGAGTGCTTTTTCGAGGATTTGTAAGCAGGAGTCGATATCCATATGAGCGCCGATCCTGGCGAGCTGGACCGCCAATCTGGCGCGGTGCTCGGGGGCTATTCGGCGTCCGACGAACTGAATCAGCGATCGCGCGATGCTCGACAATCGAAAGCTAAGCGCCGTCACCAGTTGCTGCCCCTGCATGCTTCAATGCCTCCGACTGGTCGCGGATGATTGAGCCGGCCGTTGAGAATACTATCCGATCGCACCAGCAGCGATGTTGTCCAGCAATAGATGTTGATTGGGCCAAATCCGCTGAAATCCACCTGAAGGAAACCTTCACCACGAAAGAACTCTGCTACGTCGGTGTACCAGTCTGAATTGTCGAGCACGATGCAGCCGCCCGCACCCAGGTGAGGCAAGGCTGCCCGCGCGCATTGATTGCGCCAGACCCCGTCGATGATGATGACATCAAATTCTCCTCCGATTTCGGATATGGCCCCAGCATATTCCGTGACCCCCTCCCGGAGAATGAGCTTTTCCAGTCGACTTGACCGATGCAGCATCTTCTCAAACCAGGCCGGATCATGCTCGACGGCGGTCACCTTGGCTCCCTTATTCGCCCAAAACAGGGACGAGTGGCCGCAACCAAACTCGAAGATTCGTAATCCTCTGGCGTCGAGCTGCTCGAAGTATTCCAGTGCGGGATATGTGTACCAGGGAACAGGTTTCCCATCCACGGCGACCGGCAGTTTCAGCTCGAGCGTTCGTCCATAGCCGTACTTGTTCACGAGGATGTCGAGAGCAGGCTCGAATGCCTTCGGCTCAGGCTTGGGGGTGGCATGCGCCAATGCGTTCGCGACCGTCCTCTGGACATAGGCGTTGATCCGATCTTTGAGCCATCTCATCTCGAGCATACTCCTGCGAGCTGGCCGGCGTCCGCCAAGCGAGTTGCTCGGTGGATGGGCTCGCACGTGAATTGGGACTCGGGCCGCAACATTGCCTAACGGGAGGTCTTGTTCTGTTCAATTTGCTGTCGCTG
Protein-coding sequences here:
- a CDS encoding class I SAM-dependent methyltransferase, whose amino-acid sequence is MTDGAMSWEQAVSWLRNQPDQASLVKACFFDDPLLAAAQRFHASSEWIATRSLLTSPPGRALDVGAGRGIASYALAADGWQVTALEPDPSALVGGGAIRALAGESGLPIDVVQEWGETLPFDSSSFDVVLCRQVLHHARDLGQLCAEISRVLKPGGILLATREHVISRREDLPAFLASHPLHKHYGGEHAYLLADYHAAITEAGLALEQSLNPLQSDINLFPMTLSDHRKLVAKRLRLPSVLVRPWLMSWYGNQLDDPGRLYTFRARKPAS
- a CDS encoding glycosyltransferase is translated as MTDRVPLALFTYNRPLHTRRALDALLRNARLEDVKIIIYSDAPKRPEHADAVEATRRLVADWAVTNGAEIVVRPENFGLARSIAGAVDELTRAYGRVIVLEDDLVAAPDFVRFMLEGLDRYADASGVAQISGCHLKGTAQVAGDAFFMPLTTTWGWATWARAWSLFDWQTDGMLDELARDAGFRSRFSLNGAADYEAMLSDRIAGKNDSWGILWWYAVAKAGAQVLYPRTSLIWNGGFDNSGVHCAGNLPFQLEAPAQFSRAILPATLRMPDRVEPDMAAFNEVCLWLRAGVSPAVDRGGLATRLRGALKRWAGRR
- a CDS encoding FkbM family methyltransferase, which translates into the protein MQGQQLVTALSFRLSSIARSLIQFVGRRIAPEHRARLAVQLARIGAHMDIDSCLQILEKALSEQKLDASQLGRLLSAAFSAADADHLPLDLRKQLLTRACAGLDPADIPDALLEHFSALGGSSHHYSQEGEDILLKRLFGDRRSGFYVDIGAHHATRFSNTFALYRRGWRGINVDATPGSMSSFGLLRPRDVNLELAVSDQTDPLRMHLFREGALNTTNAELADSYVAAGWDKTGEIELRPKTLASIMDEFVPPGINVDLLSVDVEGAELAVLRSGNWDVYAPAVIIIEALSTPFAEMHQDPALRYLLARNYEVRFRLFNSVILARAGADFS
- a CDS encoding O-methyltransferase — protein: MRWLKDRINAYVQRTVANALAHATPKPEPKAFEPALDILVNKYGYGRTLELKLPVAVDGKPVPWYTYPALEYFEQLDARGLRIFEFGCGHSSLFWANKGAKVTAVEHDPAWFEKMLHRSSRLEKLILREGVTEYAGAISEIGGEFDVIIIDGVWRNQCARAALPHLGAGGCIVLDNSDWYTDVAEFFRGEGFLQVDFSGFGPINIYCWTTSLLVRSDSILNGRLNHPRPVGGIEACRGSNW